From the Finegoldia magna ATCC 29328 genome, the window GAGGAGATAATATGAAAACCAACAAGAAATCATTACTTAAATTTCTGATTCCATCGATTATTGGGATAACTATCTTCATGATTCCCGTAAAATTCGATGGCAATTGGACAATAATAGTCAAAATTTTCGCTGATTTTATCGCCAAAACCATCGGCGATTATCTACCAGCACTTTGCACAATAATAATCACGATATCATTTGTCATGAGCGTCTTGGCAAGTTTCAATGTCAAATTCATCAAAGAAAACAAACTTTTGGATCAGACATTTTCCGTAACAGGCGTGTGGCTAGTTCTAAGAATTCTAGGATTTATCGTCGTGTGGATGGTCGTGTTGAAAGACAAGCTACACTTTGGAAAATTTTACGACATGATAGTCGCAGATGAATCTGCCACATTTATCCTCAACGATTTATTGACATCACTTGTAATTATTTTCGTAATCGCCAGCATGCTACTACCACTTTTGTTGGATTTTGGACTTTTGGAATTTATCGGTGCGATTTTTACCAAAATAATGCGACCAGTATTTTTGATTCCTGGACGTGCAGCAGTAGATTGCATCACAAGTTGGATTGGAGATGGAACATTAGGAGTCATGCTGACTTCAAACCAATACGAATCTGGATATTATTCTGCAAAAGAAGCCGCAATTATTTCTACGAATTTCTCTGCAGTTTCCATCACATTCAGTCTGATTGTCTTGTCCCAAGTTGACATGGTCGACTACTTTGGAGTGTACTACTTATTGGTATGCTTAGTTGGAATCGTGTGCGCAATTATCGTACCAAGAATTCCACCATTGTCACTTAAAAAAGATGAATATTTTGTAGAATCTAATCAAGCAAATGAAGATATATCGAAAAATTATTCTTCATCCGTACAATACGGATTAGATTTGGCAATCAAACGAGCAGAATCTCACAAAGGAATCGGAGAATTTTTGAAAAATGGAATCGAAAACGCATTTGGAATGTGGTTTTCAGTAATGCCTATAGTTATGATCATCGGAACGGCATCGCTTGTACTTGCCAATAACACGCAAGTATTTGAAATCCTTGGAAAGCCATTCTTGCCACTGTTGAACTTCTTGAAAGTTCCAGAAAGCTTGGAAGCATCCAAGACAATGATCGTCGGATTCAGTGACATGTTCACACCATCCATTATAGCCGCAAGCACAATTCAATCGCAAATGACCAAATTCATCGTGGCGACAATCTCCGTAACACAATTAATCTATCTATCAGAAGTCGGAGGACTTATCCTCGCATCGTCAATCCCTGTTAATTTGTTCGAATTATTCGTCATATTTATAGAACGAACAATAATCTCACTTTTGATAGTAGTCCCAATCGCACATTTGATATTTATGTAAACAAAAACCAGAGAAACATTCTCTGGTTTTTTTGATTTATTCTATTAAAAATTCACCAATACATTCAGCTATTTCAACTGGCTTTTCAGTGTGAAAATCATGTGATGTATTTGGGACAAATAGTGATTTTATATTTTCTTGATTATTATTTTTCTCTACCTTGTTTTTCTTATATTCATATAAATCATCTGGTGTATCGGCTAATAATAACAGCGTTTTTACTTTTATATCCATATCAAAAATATCCACATCTTCTTTGAACTTTATATAAAGCAAATTAGAAATTGTGTCAGCATTCATCTCAAGACTATTTTCTTTTATATACCTTCTACTAAATTCAACTTCTTTTTCCACTGTTGTTTTCGTGAAATCATTCGTAATAATTGCGCCATCTAAAATAATTAATTTATCTGGTTTTATCCTTTCAATATTTCTAACCAATAAATCTGCACCTAGTGAATATCCAATAACTATTGAATTTTTTGGTATCTGAGTTTCTATCCATTTTTCAAAATCTTCTTCGTTTTCTACGTTCACATCTATATTTGAAAATTGTCCTGGTAAATTGATATATTCAATAGTATAACTGTACTTATTTAATTCGATTTCAAGATTATTTACGTTTGATTTGTCACATCCCAAACCAGATAACATATATATTTTTTTTGCTACTTCTTTTGTATGATTCATATTTATTCTATTGTCCACGTAATTGTAACAGTGTCTTGCACATCAATGTCATCAGCCTCGATGTCTATGTCATAGCTCGATGCCGCTTCACAAACCATCAAATCATCCATAGGTTCTGAATATATCTCAATTTCTCCCCACGAATAATCTATGTTAAGTATTTCCTTCAACTTCACACCAGAAGCCTTCGCCAACACCTTTGCCTTAGTTGTGGAATCTTCTACAGCTTTTTCTAGCAAATCATTCTTGACCTTTTCCTTGTCCTTCACAGTGTGATTAATTTCAAACTTCACTTTTACATTGCAATTCGCCAATTCGTACAAAACTTTTCCAAGTATCTTATTGTCATTTTCAAACTCAATGTATGTGCGATGCTCGTATTTGTATCCTACGAATCTGTCCTTATAGTCGTCATTTTTGTCATGATATCTCTCGTATTTCGAATCAATCGAAAAATGAGTTGTCTTCAAATTCTTCGGATCAAGCCCTGCCTTTTCCAAAGCATCTCGCAACATTTTCGTGTCATATGTCGATTGTTCAATAGTTTCGTCATAATTCCAGCGCAAACCCTCAGCTTTTATCGTAACCTTGATAGTGTCAGGCTTCACCGAAATCTTTCCCTTACCCTTTACGCGAATAGTTCTTTCCATAATAATCTCCTTTTGATGATAAATTTATCCTACAACCTCGTCGATGTACTCTGCTTGTTCCACGATAAAATAGATGATTTTTTACAAATTTGGCAATTAATTGCTTAAAAAATTATTTCTTCTCCTCTAATTTTTTAATACCACTATCTCCAAGTTTTTCAAGTGACATCAATTGTGTTCTTGCAAGTTTTCTAAGTTCAATCATTCTCTCTTTTTGATTCACACCTTTTCCAATAAGGATTGCATTATAGCTTTCCATATTTGCAAGCACAAGTAATTCATTCAAACCTGCATAGTCTCTCATATTGCCTTTTAAATCTGGATTTTCTTCACGCCACTGTTTTGCTCTCTTATTAAATAAGGCAACATTCAGCATATCTGCTTCACTTGCGTATTTATAAGATAATTGTTCATTAGTTAGGTCTTTTAAGAGATATTCTTTTATTGCATCTGTATGAATTTTATAATTAATCTTGGAAATTTCTCTATGAAGATTCCAAGTCAATGATAGCTTTGAGGTTTCATCTTCCTTCAATCTTTGATAATCTTTTATAATATATAATTCAAACTCTGCCGATATCCAGGACGCAAATTTGAAGGCGATATCTTTATGTGCGAAAGTTCCTCCTCCTCTTCCAAGTTTTACAAATAATCCTATAGCATTTGTTTGTCTTCTGCCATTTTTGAGGAGATAATGTAAAAGCATTACTGCCTGCTTCTTTTAAATACCCCTCGAATTCGAGGGGGTTAAATTCTGGATTATTTAATTGCTCCCAAATTCCTAAATATTCTATAGTATTGTAATTTCTCATCCAGTTAGCTACAACTACATTTGGTTCTTCTGTATTTTTATATTTTGCTATATCCGTTAAGCT encodes:
- a CDS encoding YjiH family protein, whose translation is MKTNKKSLLKFLIPSIIGITIFMIPVKFDGNWTIIVKIFADFIAKTIGDYLPALCTIIITISFVMSVLASFNVKFIKENKLLDQTFSVTGVWLVLRILGFIVVWMVVLKDKLHFGKFYDMIVADESATFILNDLLTSLVIIFVIASMLLPLLLDFGLLEFIGAIFTKIMRPVFLIPGRAAVDCITSWIGDGTLGVMLTSNQYESGYYSAKEAAIISTNFSAVSITFSLIVLSQVDMVDYFGVYYLLVCLVGIVCAIIVPRIPPLSLKKDEYFVESNQANEDISKNYSSSVQYGLDLAIKRAESHKGIGEFLKNGIENAFGMWFSVMPIVMIIGTASLVLANNTQVFEILGKPFLPLLNFLKVPESLEASKTMIVGFSDMFTPSIIAASTIQSQMTKFIVATISVTQLIYLSEVGGLILASSIPVNLFELFVIFIERTIISLLIVVPIAHLIFM
- a CDS encoding SIMPL domain-containing protein, with protein sequence MERTIRVKGKGKISVKPDTIKVTIKAEGLRWNYDETIEQSTYDTKMLRDALEKAGLDPKNLKTTHFSIDSKYERYHDKNDDYKDRFVGYKYEHRTYIEFENDNKILGKVLYELANCNVKVKFEINHTVKDKEKVKNDLLEKAVEDSTTKAKVLAKASGVKLKEILNIDYSWGEIEIYSEPMDDLMVCEAASSYDIDIEADDIDVQDTVTITWTIE